The Aggregatilinea lenta genome includes a region encoding these proteins:
- a CDS encoding response regulator: MIDPSQWHVLIVDDEPSNIGVLELVLDFHNVKTRLATSGQECLQMLAAERPSFLLVDIQMPGMTGYELLENIRDNEQWQDIPVIAVTAHAMSGDEEQIIRAGFKGYIPKPVNVTSLIDDLRHILQSGGST, encoded by the coding sequence ATGATTGATCCTTCGCAGTGGCACGTACTGATCGTGGACGACGAGCCGAGCAATATCGGCGTGTTGGAGCTTGTACTGGATTTTCACAATGTCAAGACGCGCCTTGCGACGTCCGGGCAGGAATGCCTGCAAATGCTGGCTGCGGAGCGCCCGTCGTTTCTGCTGGTAGACATTCAAATGCCCGGCATGACGGGCTATGAGCTGCTCGAAAACATCCGCGACAACGAGCAGTGGCAGGACATCCCGGTGATCGCCGTGACGGCCCACGCGATGAGCGGCGACGAGGAACAGATCATCCGGGCGGGATTTAAGGGCTACATCCCCAAGCCGGTCAACGTGACCTCGCTGATCGACGATTTGCGCCACATCCTACAGTCGGGAGGCAGTACATGA
- a CDS encoding uroporphyrinogen decarboxylase family protein has protein sequence MIPKERFRRAARYEPVDRLPTQINYTAAMGAQIAQHFGVTPADLPALLGNHMVRVDISAPPRLSVDGRLRYDWWGAGHATQEEGYFVAFSPLRDDPDLDAFDWPDPHAPGLLGEAERLVAQYGATHFVTPNFGFALFERAWTLRGFDNLFLDMSAEPDYIVELLDRITEIQLALIRRFIDLGVDGAYFGDDYGAQKNLLFSPRMWRQYIKPRLARLFAPFRERGLPVLMHSDGQIQPILPDLVEIGLTVLNPVQPEVLDHDSLHAEFDGKLAFYGGISTQTVLPHGTPDEVRGAVEACVRALAPDGTGLIVAPSHRMMTDIPLANVDALWRAFEDL, from the coding sequence ATGATCCCGAAAGAACGCTTCCGGCGCGCGGCCCGGTACGAGCCGGTCGACCGCTTGCCGACGCAGATCAACTACACCGCCGCGATGGGCGCGCAGATAGCGCAGCACTTCGGCGTGACTCCGGCGGACTTACCCGCCCTGCTGGGCAACCACATGGTGCGCGTGGACATCAGCGCGCCGCCGCGCCTCAGCGTAGACGGACGGCTGCGCTACGACTGGTGGGGCGCAGGCCACGCCACGCAGGAGGAAGGCTACTTTGTGGCGTTCAGCCCCCTGCGCGACGATCCCGATCTGGACGCGTTCGACTGGCCGGACCCGCACGCGCCCGGTCTGCTGGGCGAGGCCGAACGGCTGGTGGCGCAGTACGGCGCGACGCACTTCGTCACGCCCAACTTCGGCTTCGCGCTGTTCGAACGCGCCTGGACGCTGCGCGGCTTCGACAACCTGTTCCTGGATATGTCCGCCGAGCCGGACTACATCGTCGAGCTGCTGGACCGCATCACCGAGATCCAACTGGCATTGATCCGCCGCTTCATCGACCTGGGCGTGGACGGCGCATATTTTGGCGACGACTACGGCGCGCAAAAAAACCTGTTGTTTTCGCCGCGCATGTGGCGGCAGTACATCAAGCCGCGCCTCGCGCGACTATTCGCGCCGTTCCGCGAGCGCGGGCTGCCGGTCCTGATGCATTCCGACGGGCAGATCCAGCCCATCCTGCCGGATCTGGTCGAGATCGGCCTGACCGTGCTCAACCCGGTACAGCCGGAAGTGCTCGACCACGACTCGCTGCACGCCGAGTTTGACGGCAAACTGGCCTTCTACGGCGGCATCTCGACACAGACCGTGCTGCCGCACGGCACGCCGGACGAGGTGCGGGGCGCAGTCGAGGCGTGCGTGCGCGCGCTGGCGCCGGACGGCACCGGGTTGATCGTCGCGCCGTCGCACCGCATGATGACCGACATCCCCCTGGCGAACGTCGACGCGCTGTGGCGCGCATTCGAGGATCTATAA
- a CDS encoding HAD family hydrolase codes for MTSKIWLVDFDDTLATGPVTWGYQHALPKLIEAHGLPVDPVRFNRSLLAAQELSNQTMDLDAILHGFFQEMNWPAELEQSLLRDVLENYRPQLFEDTTAFLSALHVAGQTVVVLSNNPRAPQFARDLGLDAIVDDVITPHMLPGARPKPDRSFWDRVMERLPAATGDNAIMVGDDPWSDLAFAQECGLHAWLLDRYDRFADVDLGLNMRRVRTLLEIEVT; via the coding sequence ATGACGAGCAAGATCTGGCTGGTTGACTTTGACGATACGCTGGCGACCGGGCCGGTGACCTGGGGCTACCAGCACGCCCTGCCCAAGCTGATCGAGGCGCACGGCCTGCCGGTCGATCCGGTGCGGTTCAACCGGAGTCTGCTGGCCGCGCAGGAGCTGTCGAACCAGACGATGGATCTGGACGCCATCCTGCATGGGTTCTTCCAGGAAATGAACTGGCCTGCGGAGTTGGAACAATCGCTGCTGCGCGACGTGCTGGAGAATTACCGCCCTCAGTTGTTCGAGGACACTACCGCGTTCCTATCCGCCCTGCACGTGGCGGGGCAAACGGTGGTCGTGCTCTCGAACAACCCGCGCGCACCGCAGTTCGCCAGGGATCTCGGCCTGGACGCCATCGTGGACGACGTCATCACGCCGCACATGCTGCCCGGCGCGCGTCCCAAGCCCGACCGCAGCTTCTGGGACCGCGTGATGGAACGGCTCCCGGCAGCGACCGGGGACAACGCCATCATGGTCGGGGACGATCCCTGGTCCGATCTGGCGTTTGCCCAGGAATGCGGCCTGCACGCATGGCTGCTCGACCGGTACGATCGTTTTGCCGATGTGGACCTGGGGCTGAATATGCGGCGGGTGCGGACGCTGCTGGAGATTGAAGTCACATAG
- a CDS encoding ABC transporter substrate-binding protein: MTTKYLRSAVLVVLVVALLPLVPAGTRALAQDKVTLRVTNWAGVDEAAEFQAIVDDINANATDFELVYEPKPDDYYVQLQTQLAGNTAPDLFWLDQNHMAWAYQDVLLDINSYLEADDRGAADPGDYYPGVWQIVALNDGVYGLPWIAQPVVIYYNKDIFDEMGVDYPTAEWTWDQFQQAAIDLTNDAHYGFVLNSWPPIHMFIWSMGGEIVSEDLQTSPVDTPEAIAGAQLYADMIYNPECCATEEVIAEEGSAEMFKAGRVAMFMGGAADDLDRVEGLNVGVSPVPQDVNGGNTTFAWTAATAINADTENPDLAYEALVQLTEAIQSWKIVSPRISQTTIEHLVASEPRKEANAEAILAAVPDMRALRIIPRQDEWDTIFWEDFQDPLFHGEDSVENLAADARILLEDVLPTE; this comes from the coding sequence ATGACCACCAAGTATTTACGCTCTGCCGTTCTTGTTGTGCTGGTGGTGGCCCTGCTGCCACTGGTCCCTGCCGGAACACGTGCCCTCGCTCAAGATAAGGTCACCCTGCGCGTCACCAACTGGGCAGGTGTAGACGAAGCCGCTGAATTCCAGGCCATCGTGGACGATATCAACGCCAACGCGACCGACTTCGAGCTGGTCTACGAGCCGAAGCCCGACGACTACTACGTGCAGCTTCAAACGCAGCTTGCAGGCAACACCGCCCCGGACCTGTTCTGGCTGGACCAGAATCACATGGCCTGGGCCTATCAGGACGTGCTGCTGGACATCAACTCCTACCTGGAAGCCGACGATCGCGGCGCAGCAGATCCTGGCGACTACTATCCTGGCGTGTGGCAGATCGTTGCACTGAACGATGGCGTGTACGGCCTGCCCTGGATCGCTCAGCCGGTGGTGATCTACTACAACAAAGACATCTTCGACGAAATGGGCGTGGACTACCCGACCGCCGAGTGGACCTGGGACCAGTTCCAGCAGGCCGCCATTGACCTGACCAACGACGCACACTACGGGTTCGTCCTCAACAGCTGGCCGCCAATCCACATGTTCATCTGGTCGATGGGTGGCGAAATCGTCAGCGAAGACCTTCAGACCTCCCCCGTTGATACGCCGGAAGCGATCGCGGGCGCGCAGTTGTACGCGGATATGATCTACAACCCTGAGTGCTGCGCGACGGAAGAAGTCATCGCGGAAGAAGGCAGCGCCGAGATGTTCAAAGCCGGGCGCGTGGCGATGTTCATGGGCGGCGCGGCGGATGACCTGGACCGCGTCGAGGGCCTGAACGTGGGTGTTTCGCCCGTGCCGCAGGACGTGAACGGCGGCAATACCACCTTCGCATGGACCGCTGCGACGGCGATCAACGCCGACACCGAAAACCCGGATCTGGCCTACGAGGCGCTGGTCCAGCTCACCGAAGCAATTCAGAGCTGGAAGATCGTGTCGCCGCGCATCTCGCAAACCACCATCGAGCATCTCGTTGCTTCGGAACCGCGTAAGGAAGCGAACGCCGAAGCCATCCTGGCCGCCGTGCCGGACATGCGCGCTCTGCGCATCATCCCGCGCCAGGACGAATGGGACACCATCTTCTGGGAAGACTTCCAGGACCCGCTGTTCCACGGCGAGGACTCCGTCGAAAACCTGGCCGCTGACGCCCGGATCTTGCTGGAAGACGTCTTACCGACCGAATAA
- a CDS encoding MFS transporter — MNDKGNKNRWLGLLFICFSLLIISLDNTILNVALPAISTDLGASQAELQWIVDAYILVFASLLLTMGAIGDRIGRKRILQFGIAWFGVFSLMAALSNSVEMLVAARALLGLGGAIIMPATLSLVTASFRDPKERAQAIALWAAVFGLGAGIGPLVGGYLLEQADWSAVFMINLPVVAVALIGGFFFLEESKDEAAPSPDVPGVLLSIAGLFLLVYGIIEAGVDGWGASNVVTSLGVAAIILVVFFAWESRTKNPMLPLYLFRNPSFTGANVAVTLMFFGMLGVFFAISQLFQSVQGYTALETGYRLFLPTSLVLMFTAGMSAQVAQRIGTKRTVGLGFLLAASGMAVLSQITAADVSYLGLLGGLLMMTGGIGIAMSPATNSIMGSVPAHKAGVGSAMNDTTREIGGALGVAVLGTVINNAYLDQVATLKTQLPPEAYGIVSSSIQGAHAVASQIGGPVAGVIVDVANKAFAAGMADAMFIATFVMVSAALFTLIVLPSEISCIEDDCEDEVDFGTLPEPVAVAGD, encoded by the coding sequence ATGAACGACAAAGGGAATAAGAACCGCTGGCTTGGCTTGTTGTTCATCTGCTTCTCGCTCTTGATCATCAGCCTTGACAACACCATCCTCAACGTTGCGCTTCCCGCGATTTCTACCGACCTGGGCGCAAGCCAGGCCGAATTACAGTGGATCGTCGACGCGTACATCCTGGTGTTCGCCTCGCTGCTACTGACGATGGGCGCCATCGGGGACCGGATCGGGCGCAAGCGCATTTTGCAGTTCGGCATCGCGTGGTTCGGCGTGTTTTCGCTGATGGCGGCGCTCTCGAACTCGGTCGAGATGCTGGTCGCCGCGCGCGCCCTGCTGGGCCTGGGCGGCGCGATCATCATGCCCGCGACCCTGTCGCTGGTCACCGCCAGCTTCCGCGATCCCAAGGAACGCGCGCAAGCCATCGCGCTGTGGGCCGCCGTGTTCGGTCTGGGCGCGGGCATTGGGCCTCTGGTCGGCGGCTACCTGCTGGAGCAAGCCGACTGGAGCGCGGTGTTCATGATCAACCTGCCAGTCGTGGCGGTCGCGCTGATCGGCGGCTTCTTCTTCCTCGAAGAATCGAAGGACGAAGCGGCTCCGTCGCCGGATGTGCCGGGCGTGCTGCTGTCGATCGCCGGGCTGTTCCTGCTCGTGTACGGCATCATCGAGGCGGGCGTCGACGGTTGGGGCGCGAGCAACGTCGTGACCTCGCTCGGCGTGGCGGCGATCATCCTGGTCGTGTTCTTCGCGTGGGAAAGCCGCACCAAGAACCCGATGCTGCCGCTCTACCTGTTCCGCAACCCGTCCTTCACGGGGGCGAACGTGGCAGTCACGCTGATGTTCTTCGGCATGCTGGGCGTGTTCTTCGCCATCAGCCAGTTATTCCAGTCGGTACAGGGCTACACGGCGCTGGAGACGGGTTATCGCCTGTTCCTGCCGACCTCCCTCGTGCTGATGTTCACGGCGGGCATGTCAGCCCAGGTCGCCCAGCGCATCGGAACCAAGCGCACAGTGGGCCTGGGCTTCCTGCTCGCGGCGAGCGGCATGGCCGTACTGTCGCAGATCACAGCGGCGGACGTGTCCTACCTGGGGCTGCTGGGCGGCCTGCTGATGATGACCGGCGGGATCGGGATCGCGATGAGTCCCGCCACCAACTCGATCATGGGATCGGTTCCAGCGCATAAGGCGGGCGTCGGCTCGGCTATGAATGACACCACGCGCGAGATCGGCGGCGCGCTGGGCGTGGCGGTGCTGGGCACGGTCATAAACAACGCCTACCTGGATCAGGTAGCGACGCTCAAGACGCAGCTCCCGCCGGAAGCGTACGGCATCGTCAGCAGCAGCATCCAGGGCGCGCACGCGGTCGCCAGCCAGATCGGCGGGCCGGTGGCCGGGGTGATCGTGGATGTGGCGAACAAGGCATTTGCGGCTGGCATGGCCGACGCGATGTTCATCGCCACGTTCGTAATGGTCAGCGCGGCGCTGTTCACACTGATCGTGCTGCCGTCCGAGATCAGCTGCATCGAAGACGACTGCGAAGACGAGGTGGACTTTGGCACGCTGCCCGAGCCGGTAGCCGTCGCAGGCGACTGA
- a CDS encoding LacI family DNA-binding transcriptional regulator — protein MKPSLQDIAQRAGVSTATVSRALNDRAGVNPDTREQILSLAREMGYMPSMAARSLATSRTYNLGMLTYKHTPQPIGSYHVQIAQGIDYEAQARGYHVITRFVDDEMMSNGERLPLVAEQRTDGLILVGPALKAPFIIELYNSGVPIVLVDNLLNETKLDAVVCDNIDGTHQITRHLIETHGLERLVFLSGPAHWFSSRERCAGYESALALSGLKPRVGTMPDTTVHTGYAAMLRVLDEQPDVQGVVAVNDATAVGAIRACKERGRRVPEDVAVVGFDNVAWGPLHDPPLTTVGMFKYETGVQAARRLIDVIERGSATPFQLRLGVDLVIRRSCGCLPAEHSLFPHE, from the coding sequence ATGAAGCCAAGCCTGCAAGACATCGCCCAACGCGCTGGCGTCTCGACCGCCACCGTTTCCCGTGCCCTCAACGACCGCGCGGGCGTCAATCCCGACACGCGCGAGCAGATCCTCAGCCTGGCGCGCGAAATGGGCTACATGCCGAGCATGGCCGCGCGCAGCCTGGCAACCTCTCGCACCTACAACCTCGGCATGCTGACCTACAAGCACACGCCCCAGCCCATCGGCAGCTACCACGTGCAGATCGCGCAGGGTATCGACTACGAGGCGCAGGCGCGCGGCTACCACGTCATTACACGCTTCGTAGACGACGAGATGATGTCGAACGGCGAGCGGTTGCCGCTCGTCGCCGAACAGCGCACGGACGGCCTGATCCTGGTGGGCCCGGCGCTGAAGGCCCCGTTCATCATCGAGCTGTATAACAGCGGCGTGCCGATCGTGCTGGTCGATAACCTGCTCAACGAAACCAAGCTCGACGCGGTGGTATGCGACAACATCGACGGCACACACCAGATCACGCGCCACCTGATCGAAACGCACGGCCTGGAACGGCTGGTGTTCCTATCCGGCCCGGCGCACTGGTTCAGCAGCCGCGAGCGTTGCGCCGGGTACGAAAGCGCCCTGGCGCTCAGCGGCCTGAAGCCGCGCGTGGGCACTATGCCGGACACGACGGTACACACCGGCTACGCCGCGATGCTGCGCGTGCTGGACGAGCAGCCGGACGTGCAGGGCGTGGTCGCCGTCAACGACGCGACGGCGGTCGGCGCGATCCGCGCGTGCAAGGAGCGCGGGCGGCGCGTCCCAGAAGATGTGGCTGTCGTTGGCTTCGACAACGTCGCATGGGGGCCGCTGCACGACCCGCCTCTGACGACAGTCGGCATGTTCAAGTACGAAACCGGCGTGCAGGCCGCGCGCCGCTTGATCGACGTGATCGAGCGCGGATCGGCCACGCCGTTTCAGCTCCGGCTCGGCGTGGATCTGGTCATCCGCCGCTCGTGCGGCTGCCTGCCCGCCGAGCACTCCCTTTTCCCGCACGAATGA
- a CDS encoding GNAT family N-acetyltransferase, protein MSTTPRPYTDDDLPLLQAALGGWIAAAGNCGYCHVGEIPERIYDGFTGTPPASERVQVWEDDTGIAAFALTLRFDNAFELYTRPACRGTATERIMLHEVIAATQRLMQRAGRTETDVIIDVWDCDATRKRQLAHLGFEQYRVWGHLAERSLADPIPDATLPDGFTLRAATMGDYAALAAVRNAAFGTHLQPEAFRDEVMCKPGYEPERELVVVAPDGRFAAFIKTWLDDRNKVGLFEPVGTHPDFQRRGLGRAMMLHALRDLQRQGMRTAMVGYDAENDPAEMLYRRVGFRHKHTTLGYRR, encoded by the coding sequence ATGAGCACCACACCCCGACCGTACACCGATGATGATCTGCCGCTGCTGCAAGCCGCCCTGGGTGGGTGGATCGCGGCGGCAGGCAACTGCGGCTACTGCCACGTGGGCGAGATCCCGGAGCGCATCTACGACGGCTTTACCGGCACGCCGCCCGCCTCGGAACGTGTCCAGGTGTGGGAAGACGATACGGGCATCGCCGCGTTCGCTCTCACTCTGCGCTTCGACAACGCCTTCGAGCTGTACACACGCCCGGCCTGCCGGGGCACCGCCACGGAACGCATTATGCTGCACGAGGTCATCGCGGCCACGCAGCGCTTGATGCAGCGGGCGGGGCGCACCGAGACGGACGTGATCATCGACGTGTGGGACTGCGACGCGACGCGGAAACGCCAGCTCGCGCACCTCGGCTTCGAGCAGTACCGCGTGTGGGGGCACCTCGCAGAGCGCAGCCTCGCCGACCCGATCCCCGACGCCACCCTTCCGGACGGATTCACCCTCCGCGCCGCGACGATGGGCGACTACGCGGCACTGGCGGCGGTGCGCAATGCGGCGTTCGGGACGCACCTGCAGCCGGAGGCGTTCCGCGACGAGGTGATGTGCAAGCCGGGCTACGAGCCAGAGCGCGAGTTGGTTGTCGTCGCGCCGGATGGCCGGTTCGCCGCCTTCATCAAGACGTGGTTGGACGACCGCAACAAGGTCGGCCTGTTCGAGCCGGTCGGGACGCACCCCGACTTCCAGCGCCGGGGCCTGGGCCGCGCGATGATGCTGCACGCGCTACGCGACCTGCAGCGGCAGGGCATGCGCACGGCGATGGTCGGCTACGACGCGGAAAACGACCCAGCGGAAATGCTCTACCGGCGCGTCGGCTTCCGCCACAAGCACACCACGCTGGGTTACCGGCGGTAA
- a CDS encoding sensor histidine kinase → MYLYNFDRLGQVNGPVSKAFGIFKTSAVEWLTPRAVDRDEAFRERFLRAVLALLVSLTVASLIVSGVVFHDEWRLLSFPTLHLFFLASCYLIGLAVVKNRLVLAGWLMVLLAMAGACGVIILSRQNGSVAGAFLGPPIFLMVPIVAALVLPQDRIILLAVLSIAMYSLFQFVLPVSDFEVEGLSPQFMIVPVMLVLVFEGFLLRRLRREFDDRLAEMQKSMTEIEHAKQQAEAARLRAEEADSAKSQFLANVSHELRTPLNAIIGYDEAMLAGMVGEFTPQQIKLLGIMQHSSRRLLTLINDILDLSKIEAGSMAVYLTKLDPARTVRETVDSLCGLAEEKAIYVRTFFDESTPATILSDKNKLEQIIVNLLSNAIKFTEHGGVTIKVSGEADKTLVIEITDTGIGIPDDAQSSIFDPFRQVDGSLKRKYSGTGLGLSITKRLVEALEGTISIKSQVGIGSTFTVVLPGLRDSTDLVSTNGHTNRP, encoded by the coding sequence ATGTACCTATACAACTTCGATAGGCTCGGCCAGGTGAACGGTCCGGTTTCTAAAGCATTTGGGATATTCAAGACGTCGGCGGTAGAGTGGCTGACGCCGCGAGCGGTTGACCGTGACGAGGCATTCCGCGAACGGTTCCTGCGCGCTGTATTGGCGCTTCTCGTTTCGCTTACTGTAGCGAGTCTCATCGTTTCAGGCGTCGTGTTTCACGACGAGTGGCGTCTCCTGTCTTTTCCCACTCTGCACTTATTTTTCCTCGCATCGTGCTATCTCATCGGCCTCGCCGTTGTCAAAAATAGGCTGGTTCTGGCGGGCTGGCTGATGGTGCTGCTGGCGATGGCGGGTGCATGTGGTGTCATTATCCTTTCGCGGCAGAATGGGTCCGTCGCTGGGGCTTTCCTGGGGCCGCCCATTTTCCTGATGGTCCCCATCGTCGCCGCCCTGGTGCTGCCGCAAGACCGGATCATCCTGCTGGCCGTGCTGAGCATTGCCATGTACAGCCTGTTCCAGTTCGTCCTCCCGGTCAGCGACTTCGAGGTCGAAGGGCTGAGTCCCCAGTTTATGATCGTTCCGGTAATGCTGGTCCTGGTGTTCGAAGGTTTCCTGCTGCGGCGGCTGCGCAGGGAGTTCGACGACCGGCTCGCGGAAATGCAAAAATCCATGACCGAAATCGAGCACGCCAAGCAGCAGGCCGAAGCTGCGCGGCTGCGCGCCGAGGAAGCCGACAGCGCCAAGTCGCAGTTCCTGGCGAATGTCAGTCACGAGCTGCGCACGCCTCTGAACGCCATCATCGGCTACGACGAAGCGATGCTCGCCGGGATGGTCGGGGAGTTCACGCCCCAGCAGATCAAGCTGCTGGGCATCATGCAGCACAGCTCGCGCCGCCTGCTCACCCTGATCAACGACATTCTGGACCTGTCGAAAATCGAGGCCGGATCGATGGCGGTCTACCTGACAAAGCTCGACCCGGCGCGTACCGTCAGAGAGACGGTCGATAGTCTGTGCGGGCTTGCGGAGGAAAAGGCGATTTACGTGCGGACATTTTTCGATGAATCCACGCCCGCCACGATCTTGAGCGACAAAAACAAACTTGAGCAGATCATCGTGAACCTGCTCAGCAACGCTATCAAATTTACGGAGCACGGCGGCGTCACGATCAAAGTCAGCGGTGAGGCGGACAAAACGCTGGTCATTGAGATTACGGACACCGGCATTGGCATTCCCGACGACGCACAGTCGTCCATCTTCGATCCGTTCCGGCAGGTGGACGGCTCGCTCAAGCGGAAGTATTCCGGCACGGGACTGGGCCTCTCGATCACCAAGCGCCTGGTCGAGGCCCTGGAGGGAACCATCAGCATCAAGTCGCAGGTCGGGATTGGATCGACCTTCACGGTGGTGCTGCCGGGCCTGCGGGATTCGACAGATCTTGTCAGCACGAACGGCCACACCAACAGGCCGTGA
- the galK gene encoding galactokinase: protein MDEYDYTARKDTVAQAFAERFGAAPALWARAPGRVDLMGSHTDYNLGYVMTATVDRDTWIAARPRADRQVRIGSLNVASSAAFSLDMIEHDDDAPWTNYVRGVAVALQEAGYALRGFDGLVHSTVPFSSGLSSSAAIEMAAAVVFAAVSGFDLDPVQMALIGQRAENHFVGVNSGILDQYSSALGQSGSALLLDCRTLTHRAVPLNPSLQMVICDTRAARNLTGTEYDERRAQCEHGVRLLQRAYPAIEALRDVSLEQLAAHCDALPEVVARRCRFIIEENRRVLDLARALPVGDRVRLAKLYADSYAGARDLYEIGAPSMAAMMDAMLAAPGVIGARQAGAGFGGCMIALVECEQVVAFSAAVERTYAAGTGIQPRVFPVTASDGAGLLAF from the coding sequence ATGGACGAATACGACTACACAGCACGCAAGGACACGGTGGCGCAGGCATTTGCGGAGCGCTTCGGCGCAGCGCCAGCGTTATGGGCGCGCGCGCCGGGCCGCGTCGATTTGATGGGCAGCCACACCGACTACAACCTCGGCTACGTGATGACCGCCACCGTGGACCGCGATACCTGGATCGCCGCCCGCCCCCGCGCGGATCGCCAGGTGAGGATCGGCTCCCTGAACGTGGCCAGCAGCGCCGCCTTCAGTCTCGACATGATCGAGCATGACGACGACGCGCCCTGGACGAACTATGTGCGCGGTGTCGCGGTCGCGCTGCAAGAGGCGGGCTACGCCCTGCGCGGATTCGACGGGTTGGTGCACAGCACGGTACCCTTCAGCAGCGGCCTCAGCTCGTCGGCGGCGATCGAGATGGCGGCGGCGGTGGTGTTCGCGGCGGTCAGCGGCTTCGACCTCGATCCGGTGCAAATGGCGCTGATCGGCCAGCGCGCAGAGAACCACTTCGTCGGAGTCAATTCCGGCATTCTGGACCAGTACAGTTCCGCGTTGGGGCAGTCGGGCAGCGCGCTCCTGCTCGACTGCCGCACGCTTACACACCGGGCCGTACCGCTCAACCCGTCGCTGCAAATGGTGATTTGCGATACGCGCGCTGCGCGCAACCTGACCGGCACAGAGTACGACGAGCGCCGGGCGCAGTGCGAGCATGGCGTGCGCCTCTTGCAGCGGGCCTACCCGGCAATCGAGGCGCTGCGCGACGTGAGTCTGGAACAGCTCGCGGCTCACTGCGACGCGCTGCCGGAGGTCGTGGCACGGCGCTGCCGGTTTATCATCGAGGAAAACCGGCGCGTGCTGGATCTGGCGCGGGCGCTGCCAGTCGGGGATCGCGTCCGGCTAGCGAAGCTCTACGCGGACTCGTATGCGGGCGCGCGGGACCTGTATGAGATCGGCGCGCCGTCGATGGCGGCCATGATGGACGCGATGCTGGCCGCGCCGGGCGTGATCGGCGCGCGGCAGGCAGGCGCGGGCTTCGGCGGCTGCATGATCGCGCTGGTCGAGTGTGAGCAGGTCGTGGCCTTCAGCGCCGCCGTCGAGCGGACGTACGCCGCCGGAACCGGGATTCAGCCGCGCGTGTTCCCCGTGACGGCCAGTGACGGCGCGGGCCTGCTAGCCTTCTGA
- a CDS encoding HEAT repeat domain-containing protein, producing the protein MTNTNLLIDNLANSDLSCSENAKSALIAMGRDAVDPLLEELSHADAKRRWEIIIVLTKIRDPRAIPAVAEHLRADHGALRVAAAQCLGEIGDQQATGALLRAVDENRNSGALIWILQALGRLKDDRAIDVLVDVMQHTDSTAVRYTAIEALGLIGDRRVIETIRAYRDDESGHVRSRVEVALERLGYNQSPSASGADGRDEPPVWSAEHVNHRIDTHHA; encoded by the coding sequence ATGACCAATACGAATCTACTCATCGACAATCTTGCTAACTCGGATCTCAGCTGCTCTGAGAACGCGAAGTCCGCACTCATCGCTATGGGGCGGGACGCGGTCGACCCCCTGCTGGAGGAGCTTTCGCACGCCGATGCGAAACGTCGCTGGGAGATCATCATCGTCCTGACCAAGATTCGCGATCCCAGGGCGATCCCGGCGGTCGCGGAGCATCTACGCGCGGATCACGGCGCGCTCCGTGTGGCGGCGGCGCAGTGCCTGGGCGAGATCGGTGATCAGCAGGCGACGGGCGCGCTGCTGCGCGCGGTCGATGAAAACCGGAATTCGGGGGCGCTGATTTGGATTTTGCAGGCGTTGGGCCGTTTGAAGGATGACCGCGCGATCGACGTGCTGGTGGACGTCATGCAGCACACCGATTCGACCGCCGTGCGCTACACGGCCATTGAGGCGCTGGGCCTCATCGGCGATCGCCGGGTCATCGAGACGATCCGGGCGTATCGCGACGACGAATCCGGGCACGTCCGCTCGCGGGTTGAAGTTGCGCTCGAACGGCTGGGCTACAACCAGTCACCGTCAGCCTCCGGCGCCGACGGGCGCGACGAGCCGCCGGTTTGGAGCGCGGAGCACGTGAACCATCGCATCGACACGCATCACGCCTGA
- a CDS encoding response regulator has protein sequence MSARTATPTGRDVLLNEERLDAMNPAKISVLLIDRDAYIRETFRLVLDYHAIPHYICQDADSALAYLGDHAVALVIIEYKLATAHNDRLLSDLRALAPDAKFIVTSARQPSEWAETTERHGFDGFIPKLFDVSDLVPYLGLVVDSDRSEDFTDFWNSKR, from the coding sequence TTGTCAGCACGAACGGCCACACCAACAGGCCGTGATGTGCTGCTCAATGAAGAAAGACTCGACGCCATGAATCCGGCCAAAATTTCCGTCTTGTTAATCGACCGCGACGCTTACATTCGCGAGACGTTCAGGCTCGTGCTCGATTACCACGCTATCCCGCACTACATCTGCCAGGACGCTGACAGCGCCCTGGCCTATCTGGGTGACCACGCCGTCGCACTGGTCATCATCGAGTACAAGTTGGCGACGGCCCACAACGACCGGCTGCTGTCCGATCTGCGCGCGCTTGCCCCTGATGCTAAGTTCATTGTAACATCAGCGCGGCAGCCAAGTGAGTGGGCCGAGACCACCGAACGGCATGGCTTCGACGGGTTCATCCCCAAATTGTTTGACGTCAGCGACCTCGTTCCCTACCTCGGCCTTGTCGTTGATTCCGACCGGTCTGAGGACTTCACAGATTTTTGGAATTCGAAAAGGTAG